From a single Hypomesus transpacificus isolate Combined female chromosome 14, fHypTra1, whole genome shotgun sequence genomic region:
- the fam174b gene encoding membrane protein FAM174B — MVAYNLVLSFIIAVVWEVVCEPQTLPSPATHFNSTLSIHEEDLSKNGTNTTTESRKSSILTHLPTLKSTVFLICVLTAVLITCLVIKVCRSGRRIRKTRKYDIITTPAERVEMAPLNEENEDEDDSTLFDVKYNPTSFEEKGASCLPGILHLHGPHMCRLISTHTQVNIKTT; from the exons ATGGTGGCATACAATTTAGTTCTCTCGTTCATCATTGCGGTTGTTTGGGAAGTTGTATGCGAACCACAAACACTACCTTCACCAGCAACGCATTTTAATTCAACATTATCCATCCACGAGGAGGATCTGTCCAAGAATGGCACTAACACAACTACCGAATCACGAAAGTCATCAATCTTGACACATCTCCCTACACTGAAAAGTACTGTATTTTTGATCTGCGTGTTAACAGCTGTTCTCATCACGTGCCTGGTCATCAAAGTGTGCAG ATCTGGAAGGAGAATCAGAAAAACACGAAAGTATGACATCATCACTACACCTGCAGAGCGAGTAGAGATGGCGCCCTTGAATGAGGAGAATGAAGATGAGGACGACTCTACCCTCTTTGATGTCAAATACAA TCCTACTTCCTTTGAGGAAAAAGGGGCCTCCTGTTTACCTGGAATTTTACACTTGCATGGACCACACATGTGCAGGCTCATTTCCACCCACACCCAA GTGAATATAAAAACTACATGA
- the chd2 gene encoding chromodomain-helicase-DNA-binding protein 2 produces the protein MMKNKNKKQEDEGSTKSNASSHSASEESNHSGSESGSHSESERGSLRRTLHHSASNSSSESESHSESESESTGSKSQQHSTDVKDKPVRKKDSLADVKKMWEEHPDVYGVRRSSRSRQEPARLNIGAGGSSESEGGSPKRKGPRPKKKENTWKDDDSNDEEEDEDASSADSEQEEKKVRSRRLPARRPQTKSTPVKKQQLQKGRKTRKQESSIEEDDDDDDDDDDEDDTPKRQTRRRVAAKVSYKEDQNDFETDSDDLIEMVGDVAEEQQDDDSETIEKVMDIRIGKKGVTGASTTQYAVEANGDPGADFDPEKDEGETHYLIKWKGWSYIHNTWESIDSLTQQKVKGSKKLENFKRKNDELKAWFRKASPEDIEYYNCQMELTTDLNKQFQIVERIIATKTGKMPGSIDFPSHSHKTASSSDEPEYLCKWMGLPYSECSWEDGALVQKKFQRCIDNFSNRDSSKTIPSKECKVLKQRPRFVALKKQPTYIGNENLVLRDYQLDGLNWLAHSWCRCNSVILADEMGLGKTIQTISFLSYLFHQHQLYGPFLVVVPLSTLTSWQREFETWAPDMNVVVYLGDVMSRKSIRDYEWVNHQTKRIKFNALLTTYEILLKDKGVLGNINWAFLGVDEAHRLKNDDSLLYKTLMDFRSNHRLLITGTPLQNSLKELWSLLHFLMPDKFESWDDFDDEHGKGSDNGYQSLHKVLEPFLLRRVKKDVEKSLPAKVEQILRVDMSAQQKQFYKWILTRNYRALSKGTRGSSSGFLNIIMELKKCCNHGFLIKQPEEGENETQKEHLQNLVRGSGKLVLLDKLLTRLRERGNRVLIFSQMVRMLDILAEYLAQKRYPFQRLDGSIKGEIRKQALDHFNAEGSEDFCFLLSTRAGGLGINLASADTVVIFDSDWNPQNDLQAQARAHRIGQKKQVNIYRLVTKGTVEEDIIERAKKKMVLDHLVIQRMDTTGRTVLENNSGNSNSNPFNKEELTAILKFGAGDLFKEAEGEESEPQEMDIDEILRLAETRESDQGSSATDELLSQFKVANFSNMEESAPEIEGRAVKDWDDIIPEDQRRRLEEEEKQREMEDIYMLPRSRSSNKRAQANDSDSDVGSKLKHRSSGSESETDDSEDDKKPKKRGRPRARKNNVEGFTDAEIRRFIKAYKKFGSPLERLEGVARDSELVDKSIADLKRLGDLIHSSCVTAVQEHEEHLKENPSEAKGPGKRRGINIKISGVQVNAKSIIQHEEEFEPLHKAVPANPAERSKFQLTCRVKVAHFDVDWEVQDDTQLLLGIYEHGYGNWDLIKTDPDIKLADKILPDDPNKKPQGKQLQARADYLLKLLKKEADTKDQSKSGEETKAKKRKPRVKKENKAPKDEQGNDISSPCLSDNPSEEGEVKDDGAEKSPSKKRQKKKDNKENKEKQGTSKKEKEGDKDKKRPKGKKDKAKGAKGNKPQGPVHITAGNDPIPIGEEDEELDQETFSICKERMRPVKKALKQLDKPDEGLSVQEQLQHTGTCLLKIGDRITECLKSYSDPEDVKTWRRNLWIFVSKFTEFGARKLHKLYKMALKKRSHEEDKDQRKKDDPSGRKKPIRSETSGSSRESTGTQPSSKSHPGIAQSSGPGPHGHHREPYSQASKRHFGNDDRGDWQRERKYSYPGNSNQSWQGDRHHPYDQPRYKDHHYGDRRPHGDSYRSSGSYRSSSSPRKRPYDQYDNDRDHRGHRTYYDRHPDPKRRRSDEFRPNYHQGSGGGHAQDFRRMPEHRPGQAPAGTEHYRPLHSDKPPPLLDPRSPQAHKSPQDSHSPLERPAEQKGDGPDGTWNNRKL, from the exons ATGATGAAGAACAAGAATAAAAAGCAAGAGGATGAAGGTTCGACTAAAAGCAATGCATCAAG CCACTCGGCTTCAGAAGAATCCAACCACTCAGGGTCGGAATCAGGCAGTCACTCGGAGAGTGAGCGTGGCAGCCTGAGGAGAACGTTGCACCACTCTGCTTCCAACAGTTCCTCAGAATCTGAGAGCCACTCGGAGTCCGAGAGTGAATCTACAGGGTCCAAGTCCCAGCAACATTCCACTGATGTGAAGGACAAGCCAGTTAGAAAGAAGGACAGTCTAGCAGATGTAAAGAAG ATGTGGGAAGAACATCCCGATGTCTACGGAGTCAGGCGCTCAAGTCGCAGCAGACAAGAACCTGCCCGTCTCAATATCGGAGCTGGG GGCAGCAGTGAGTCTGAAGGTGGAAGTCCCAAACGAAAAGGACCACGTCCGAAAAAGAAAGA AAATACCTGGAAAGATGATGACTCaaatgatgaagaggaggatgaggatgccAGCAGTGCAGACAGTGagcaagaagaaaaaaaagttagaTCCAGACGTCTTCCTGCTAGAAG GCCTCAGACTAAATCAACCCCCGTGAAGAAGCAGCAGCTTCAAAAAGGAAGGAAAACCAGGAAACAGGAGTCATCCATCGAGgaagatgacgatgatgatgacgacgacgacgatgaaGATGACACCCCAAAGAGACAAACCCGTCGTAGAGTGGCAGCAAAAGTCAG TTATAAGGAGGATCAAAATGATTTTGAGACGGACTCTGATGACCTGATAGAGATGGTAGGGGACGTAGCTGAGGAGCAGCAAGATGACGACAGTGAGACCATAGAAAAGGTCATGGACATCAGGATCGGCAAGAAAGGAG TGACTGGTGCTTCCACTACTCAGTATGCTGTGGAGGCCAACGGGGACCCTGGGGCAGACTTTGACCCAGAGAAAGACGAGGGTGAGACCCACTACCTCATCAAATGGAAAGGCTGGTCCTACATTCACAACACCTGGGAGAGCATTGACTCTCTTACTCAGCAGAAGGTCAAGGGTTCCAAAAAACTGGAGAACTTCAAAAGGAAGAATGATGAGTTGAAGGCATG GTTTAGAAAAGCATCTCCAGAGGATATTGAATATTACAACTGCCAGATGGAACTGACCACAGACTTGAATAAGCAGTTCCAAATTGTGGAACGAATCATTG CAACTAAAACAGGGAAGATGCCAGGGTCCATTGATTTTCCGT CGCACAGTCACAAGACGGCGTCGTCGTCTGATGAACCTGAGTACTTGTGTAAGTGGATGGGCCTTCCCTACTCCGAGTGCAGCTGGGAAGATGgagctctggttcagaagaagTTCCAGCGCTGCATAGATAACTTCAGCAACAGGGACTCCAGCAAAACAATCCCTTCCAAAGAGTGCAAG GTGTTGAAACAACGGCCTCGATTTGTTGCACTGAAAAAGCAACCAACGTACATTGGAAATGAGAACCTGGTGCTGAGAGATTACCAGTTAGATGGACTCAACTGGCTGGCCCATTCCTGGTGCAG GTGCAACAGTGTTATCCTTGCCGATGAGATGGGTCTTGGAAAGACCATCCAGACCATCTCCTTCCTGTCTTACCTTTTCCACCAGCACCAGCTCTATGGGCCTTTCCTGGTGGTGGTGCCCCTGTCAACACTCACCTCCTGGCAGAGGGAGTTTGAAACCTGGGCCCCTGACATGAACGTGGTGGTCTATTTGGGGGATGTTATGAGTAGGAAATCA ATCCGCGACTACGAGTGGGTAAACCACCAGACAAAAAGAATCAAGTTCAATGCACTTTTGACCACGTATGAAATTTTACTGAAAGACAAG GGGGTTTTGGGGAACATCAACTGGGCCTTTTTGGGTGTGGACGAAGCCCATAGACTGAAGAACGATGACTCGCTGTTATACAAGACCCTCATGGACTTCAGGTCGAATCACAGGCTGCTCATCACTGGCACTCCTCTTCAGAACTCTCTCAAAGAGCTATGGTCCCTACTGCACTTCCTGATGCCTGACAA GTTTGAAAGTTGGGATGACTTTGACGATGAGCATGGGAAAGGGAGCGATAACGGCTACCAGAGTCTCCACAAGGTCCTCGAGCCCTTCCTCCTGAGGCGCGTCAAGAAGGATGTGGAGAAGTCCCTTCCTGCCAAGGTGGAGCAGATCCTCCGCGTGGACATGTCAGCCCAGCAGAAACAGTTCTACAA GTGGATCCTCACCAGGAACTACAGAGCGCTTTCCAAAGGCACTCGAGGCAGCTCCTCCGGGTTCCTGAACATCATCATGGAGCTGAAGAAGTGCTGCAACCACGGTTTCCTGATCAAGCAgccggaggagggggagaacgaGACACAGAAGGAACACCTGCAG AACCTGGTGAGGGGCAGTGGGAAGCTGGTGCTGCTGGACAAGCTATTGACCAGGCTCCGTGAGCGAGGGAACCGTGTCCTCATCTTCTCCCAGATGGTGCGCATGTTGGATATTCTGGCAGAGTACTTGGCCCAGAAGCGCTACCCATTCCAG cgcTTGGACGGATCCATAAAGGGAGAAATCCGAAAACAAGCCCTTGACCACTTTAATGCTGAAGGATCTGAG GACTTCTGTTTCCTGCTTTCTACTAGAGCTGGAGGTTTGGGGATTAACTTGGCATCTGCGGACACAGTGGTGATCTTTGATTCTGACTGGAACCCCCAGAATGACCTGCAGGCTCAGGCCAGAGCTCACAGAATTGGCCAGAAAAAACAG GTGAACATCTATCGATTGGTCACCAAGGGAACAGTGGAAGAGGACATTATTGAGCGAGCCAAGAAGAAGATGGTTTTGGATCATCTTGTCATCCAAAGAATGGACACCACTGGTCGAACTGTTCTAGAGAACAACTCTGGAAATTCAAA TTCTAACCCATTCAACAAAGAGGAACTGACTGCCATCCTGAAGTTTGGAGCAGGAGATCTTTTCAaagaggcagaaggagaggagtCTGAACCACAG GAGATGGATATTGATGAGATCTTGCGATTGGCTGAAACACGAGAAAGTGACCAGGGATCGAGTGCCACAGATGAGCTCCTCTCTCAGTTCAAG GTGGCCAACTTCTCCAACATGGAGGAGAGCGCCCCCGAGATAGAGGGGAGGGCCGTAAAGGACTGGGACGACATCATCCCCGAGGACCAGAGGCGtcggctggaggaggaggagaaacagagggagatggaggacatCTACATGCTGCCCCGCAGCAGGAGCTCCAACAAGAGG GCGCAGGCCAACGACAGCGACAGCGACGTGGGCTCCAAGCTGAAACACCGCTCGTCGGGCTCCGAGAGCGAGACCGACGACAGTGAGGATGACAAGAAGCCCAAGAAGAGGGGCCGGCCCAGAGCCCGCAAGAACAACGTGGAAGGTTTCACCGACGCCGAGATCCGACGCTTCATTAAGGCGTACAAGAAGTTCGGATCTCCTCTAGAAAG ACTAGAGGGCGTTGCCAGGGACTCTGAGCTCGTGGACAAGTCCATAGCGGACCTGAAGAGACTGGGTGATCTTATCCACAGCAGCTGTGTGACTGCAGTGCAAGAACACGAGGAGCACCTCAAAGAGAACCCCAGCGAAG CCAAAGGTCCCGGGAAGCGCCGAGGGATCAACATCAAGATCTCGGGAGTGCAGGTCAACGCCAAGTCCATCATCCAGCACGAGGAGGAGTTTGAGCCACTGCACAAAGCTGTACCGGCCAATCCCGCCGAGAGGAGCAA GTTCCAGTTGACCTGCAGAGTGAAAGTGGCTCATTTCGACGTGGACTGGGAGGTACAAGACGACACGCAGCTCCTGCTGGGCATCTATGAACACGGCTACGGCAACTGGGACCTGATCAAGACCGACCCCGACATAAAACTTGCCGACAAG ATCCTCCCTGATGACCCGAACAAGAAGCCCCAGGGGAAGCAGCTCCAGGCCAGGGCAGACTACCTCCTCAAgctgctgaagaaggaggcggaCACTAAGGATCAGTCTAAatcaggagaggag accaaagcaaagaaaagaaaacccaGAGTGAAGAAGGAGAACAAGGCCCCTAAAGATGAGCAGGGCAATgacatctcctccccctgtctgtcaGACAACCCCtcagaggaaggggaggtgaaG GATGATGGAGCAGAGAAATCTCCATCAAAgaagagacagaagaagaaggataacaaagagaacaaagaaaaacaggGAACttcaaaaaaagagaaagaaggggacAAAGACAAAAAGCGTCCCAAGGGCAAAAAAGATAAG GCTAAAGGAGCCAAAGGGAACAAACCCCAAGGGCCAGTGCACATCACTGCTGGGAACGACCCCATTCCTAtcggagaggaggacgaggagctggACCAGGAGACCTTCAGCATA TGTAAGGAGCGCATGAGGCCAGTTAAGAAGGCCCTAAAGCAGCTTGATAAGCCTGACGAGGGCCTGTCTGTCCAGGAGCAGCTCCAGCACACAGGAACATGCCTGCTGAAGATAGGAGACCGCATCACCGAGTGCCTCAAGTCCTACAGCGACCCGGAGGACGTCAAAACCTGGCGTCG AAACCTCTGGATCTTTGTGTCCAAGTTCACGGAGTTTGGTGCGAGGAAACTTCACAAACTTTACAAAATGGCTCTGAAGAAGCGTTCACACGAGGAAGAC AAGGACCAGAGGAAGAAGGATGACCCCTCGGGTAGGAAGAAGCCCATCAGGTCCGAGACCTCTGGCTCCAGTCGAGAGTCTACGGGGACCCAGCCGTCCTCCAAGTCTCACCCAGGAATAGCCCAGTCTTCTGGGCCAGGCCCGCACGGACACCACAGAGAACCATACAGCCAGGCCAGCAAGAGACACTTTGGAAATGACG ATAGGGGAGACTGGCAGAGAGAACGTAAATACAGTTATCCTGGAAACAGCAACCAGTCCTGGCAAGGGGATCGACATCACCCGTATGACCAGCCACGATACAAGGACCATCACTATGGCGACCGTCGTCCCCATGGAGACTCCTATCGCAGCTCTGGCAGTTACCGTAGCAGCAGCTCCCCCCGGAAGAGGCCGTACGACCAGTATGACAATGACCGAGATCACAGAGGTCATCGCACCTATTACGACAG GCACCCGGACCCCAAAAGGAGACGCTCGGACGAGTTCCGTCCTAACTACCACCAGGGGAGCGGAGGAGGTCATGCTCAGGACTTCAGAAGGATGCCCGAGCACAGGCCCGGCCAGGCCCCAGCAGGGACCGAGCACTACCGGCCCTTACACTCAGACAAACCCCCTCCGTTGTTGGACCCACGCTCCCCACAGGCCCACAAGTCCCCCCAGGACTCCCA